The proteins below are encoded in one region of Sphingopyxis sp. YR583:
- a CDS encoding SO2930 family diheme c-type cytochrome, with protein sequence MRRVLAAIGAALLCASGGAAVVAPTVDQAVVESDAMPAKLSAFGLFRGNDPKAPSTGIGYTLRAPLFSDYTDKHRFISIPTGKKAKVGSDGVIEFPVGTVLVKSFGWSDVNDGRPVETRLLIRRAAGWLALPYIWDADGKDATLALGGRRVPVTFKSPDGETHSIRYAVPNKNQCKECHSLAGEIVPIGPKARNFILDPAASDKLRSLYFDNPAALKPTMPQWDDPISGSVATRARAYLDVNCAHCHNPAGSASNSGLFLRWTDDPAGVNYGIGKRPTAAGRGSGGMDFAIAPGDPDHSFLIYRLESTDPGIAMPEVGRSTVHKEGAALLRQWIAEMPKASH encoded by the coding sequence GTGAGACGCGTTCTTGCCGCGATTGGCGCGGCGCTGCTGTGTGCGAGCGGCGGGGCGGCCGTGGTGGCGCCGACTGTCGACCAGGCGGTCGTCGAAAGCGATGCTATGCCCGCGAAGCTCTCGGCTTTCGGGCTGTTCCGCGGCAATGATCCGAAGGCGCCTTCGACCGGCATCGGCTATACGCTCCGCGCACCGCTGTTCAGTGACTATACCGACAAGCATCGCTTCATCTCGATCCCCACCGGCAAGAAGGCGAAGGTCGGAAGCGACGGGGTGATCGAGTTTCCGGTCGGAACCGTGCTCGTCAAAAGCTTTGGCTGGAGCGACGTCAACGACGGGCGCCCGGTCGAGACGCGGCTGCTGATCCGCCGTGCGGCGGGCTGGTTGGCGCTTCCCTATATATGGGACGCCGACGGTAAGGATGCGACGCTGGCGCTCGGTGGGCGGCGCGTGCCGGTGACCTTCAAGAGCCCCGATGGCGAGACGCACAGCATTCGCTACGCGGTGCCGAACAAAAATCAGTGCAAGGAATGCCACAGCCTCGCCGGCGAGATTGTGCCGATCGGACCCAAGGCGCGCAACTTCATCCTAGACCCGGCGGCGTCCGACAAGTTGCGCAGTCTCTATTTCGATAATCCCGCTGCGCTGAAACCGACAATGCCGCAGTGGGACGATCCCATATCGGGCAGCGTTGCGACCCGCGCCCGCGCCTATCTCGACGTCAATTGCGCGCATTGCCATAACCCCGCCGGCAGCGCGTCGAACAGCGGCCTGTTTCTGCGCTGGACCGACGATCCAGCGGGCGTGAATTATGGCATCGGCAAGCGGCCGACCGCGGCGGGGCGCGGCAGCGGGGGCATGGATTTCGCCATCGCACCCGGTGATCCCGACCATAGCTTCCTGATCTATCGCCTCGAAAGCACCGATCCCGGCATCGCGATGCCCGAGGTCGGGCGATCGACGGTCCATAAGGAAGGCGCGGCGCTGCTCAGGCAATGGATTGCGGAGATGCCGAAAGCATCGCATTAG
- a CDS encoding parallel beta-helix domain-containing protein encodes MRFHGLSHAATLCIVAAFAASPAAAKVISVSATTPDANEKLQEALILAEPGDTVQLSAGVWKLTDGLSLDVANVTVRGAGAGEGGSILDFTGQQGAGEGLLVTSDDVFLTEFAVLNTKGDGIKSKGADRIVYHKLRVEWTAGPKESNGAYGIYPVESSDVLIDSVFVRGASDAGIYVGQSKNIVVRESIATENVAGIEIENSYDADVHDNIATKNTGGILVFDLPSLPMQGGHNVRVFENIVNDNSTPNFAPKGNIVASVPTGTGVLIMANRNVEIFDNVFDQNGTANVMIVGYRYEHKDPKYQPLPNAIVVRCNQHGKAGYAPKFPGGDMIAAAMGGSIPPVLWDGAGDAIVLDKVGVLSLNLPDVKTPQSEAKPAPADLSKGTPPAALPTIKLPDAMEAKVR; translated from the coding sequence ATGCGATTCCATGGCCTCAGCCACGCGGCGACGCTCTGCATCGTGGCTGCATTTGCCGCCAGTCCGGCGGCGGCGAAAGTCATCAGCGTCAGCGCAACAACGCCCGACGCGAACGAAAAGCTGCAAGAGGCGCTGATCCTTGCCGAACCGGGCGATACCGTCCAACTCAGCGCAGGCGTGTGGAAGCTCACCGACGGCCTGTCGCTCGACGTCGCAAATGTGACCGTGCGCGGCGCCGGAGCGGGTGAGGGCGGCTCGATCCTCGACTTTACCGGGCAGCAGGGCGCGGGCGAAGGGCTGCTCGTCACCTCGGACGACGTGTTCCTCACCGAATTCGCGGTGCTCAATACGAAGGGTGACGGCATCAAGTCGAAGGGCGCCGACCGCATCGTCTATCACAAGCTGCGCGTCGAATGGACCGCGGGGCCGAAGGAAAGCAACGGCGCCTACGGCATCTATCCGGTCGAGAGCAGCGACGTGCTGATCGACAGCGTCTTTGTCCGCGGCGCCTCCGACGCGGGCATCTATGTCGGTCAGTCGAAGAACATCGTCGTGCGCGAATCGATCGCCACCGAGAATGTCGCGGGGATCGAGATCGAGAACAGCTACGACGCCGACGTCCACGACAATATCGCGACGAAGAACACCGGCGGCATCCTCGTGTTCGACCTGCCGAGCCTGCCGATGCAGGGCGGGCATAATGTCCGCGTGTTCGAGAATATCGTGAACGACAACAGCACGCCCAATTTCGCGCCGAAGGGCAATATCGTCGCGAGCGTTCCGACGGGGACCGGCGTGCTGATCATGGCGAACCGCAATGTCGAGATTTTCGACAATGTCTTCGACCAGAATGGCACCGCCAATGTGATGATCGTCGGTTATCGTTACGAGCATAAGGATCCGAAATATCAGCCGTTGCCGAATGCGATCGTCGTGCGCTGCAATCAGCATGGCAAGGCGGGCTATGCGCCGAAATTCCCCGGCGGCGACATGATCGCGGCGGCGATGGGCGGCAGCATTCCGCCGGTGCTGTGGGACGGCGCGGGCGACGCGATCGTGCTCGACAAGGTCGGCGTGCTGTCGCTGAACCTGCCCGACGTAAAGACGCCGCAAAGCGAGGCGAAGCCCGCTCCCGCCGACCTGTCGAAAGGCACGCCGCCCGCAGCGCTGCCGACGATCAAGCTGCCCGACGCGATGGAGGCGAAGGTCCGGTGA
- the maiA gene encoding maleylacetoacetate isomerase has protein sequence MTQLVLHDYFRSSASFRVRIALNLKGLDYERVEVSLIAGEQRSDAFLEQNAQGFVPMLVVDGEPIIQSMAIIDWLDRAFPEPQLIPEEAMPRAVALARAQVIASDIHPLNNLRVLKYLKRDLGLNEQTKDRWIATWITQGFEALEAMAGVGKYLGGDTPGIADCCLVPQIYNARRFEVPLDAFPRLTEIDAACMELDAFQSAHPDAVKPA, from the coding sequence ATGACACAGCTCGTCCTTCACGATTATTTCCGCTCCTCGGCAAGCTTTCGCGTGCGCATCGCGCTGAACCTGAAAGGGCTCGATTATGAACGCGTCGAGGTCAGCCTGATCGCGGGCGAACAGCGGAGCGACGCCTTTCTGGAGCAGAATGCGCAGGGGTTCGTCCCGATGCTCGTCGTCGATGGCGAACCGATCATCCAGAGCATGGCGATCATCGACTGGCTCGACAGGGCGTTTCCCGAGCCGCAGTTGATTCCCGAGGAAGCGATGCCGCGCGCCGTCGCGCTGGCGCGCGCGCAGGTGATCGCGAGCGACATCCACCCGCTCAACAATCTGCGCGTGCTCAAATATCTGAAGCGCGACCTAGGCCTTAACGAACAAACCAAGGACCGCTGGATCGCGACGTGGATCACGCAGGGGTTCGAAGCCTTGGAGGCGATGGCGGGCGTCGGCAAATATCTTGGCGGGGACACGCCGGGCATCGCCGACTGCTGTCTCGTCCCGCAAATCTATAACGCGCGCAGGTTTGAGGTGCCGCTTGATGCCTTCCCGCGGCTGACCGAGATCGACGCCGCGTGCATGGAACTCGACGCCTTCCAGTCGGCGCATCCCGATGCGGTGAAGCCAGCGTGA
- a CDS encoding DUF2147 domain-containing protein, protein MIHRFALALVALIAVPSMAAAPAPIAGRWKTDDGKGIVVMAACGNKMCGRVERLLIKQPAGGQLDERNPDKAKRSRKVTGLQIYWDLVPHGDGWKGEGYSPEDGRYYKAHLRANGGKMTMKGCVSLFCRTVTWTKMS, encoded by the coding sequence TTGATTCACAGATTTGCTCTGGCGCTTGTCGCCTTGATAGCCGTGCCATCGATGGCAGCGGCGCCGGCACCGATTGCCGGGCGCTGGAAAACCGACGATGGCAAAGGCATCGTGGTCATGGCCGCGTGCGGCAACAAGATGTGCGGGCGCGTCGAACGCCTGCTGATCAAGCAGCCCGCCGGCGGCCAGCTCGACGAACGCAATCCCGACAAGGCGAAACGCAGCCGTAAGGTTACCGGCCTTCAGATTTATTGGGATCTCGTCCCGCACGGCGACGGCTGGAAGGGCGAGGGCTATAGCCCCGAGGACGGCCGATATTACAAGGCGCATCTGCGCGCCAACGGCGGCAAGATGACGATGAAAGGCTGCGTCAGCCTGTTCTGCCGCACGGTAACGTGGACGAAGATGTCATAA